The Bacillota bacterium genome includes the window TAACTATATTTTCCCCTTTTACGAACTCAGCCAGGGGAAAATTGTCACTTTGTATTTCGTATTGGAACACAAACCAGGTGTACTGTCGCAAGTCCTGGGCCGTGTTGCTCAGAGTAAGGGGAATATCTTAACAATAAATCAAGGGCTACCGCTTCAAGGATTGGCCGATGTGTCGATTTCTATCGAAACCGGAGACATGTTAGAGGACATAGAAAGATTACTGCAATCGTTAACAAGCATTGACGGTGTTCGCAAGACCAAGATCATTGGACAGGAGTAGCCTCTTGATTTTCCGGTAAAAAAAGTGTACAATAATAATTGCAGTCGGGGTATAGCTCAGCTTGGTAGAGCGCTTGCTTGGGGTGCAAGAGGCCAGCGGTTCAAATCCGCTTACTCCGACCAGTGAAATGTTTATCTGCAGCCAGATGGCTGCTTTTTTGTTTGGTATAAGTCTAAGCCCAAAGGTCAATCTTATATAAGGTAGTGATTGACCATTTGGGGTGTACGTCATGCGAATTCTGTTAGTGGTGAGATCATGTCAGGGCGGCATGAAAAATCATGTTGCTAACCTAGTTGCGGGTTTGACCGAGCAAGGGCATCAAGTATTCGTTGCCGGGGGGCAGACGGATGTTGACTGGAGGGGGGCAAATTTGCCCTTGAGCGCCAATCCAATCCAATTCTGGAGTTGTACGTACATTTTAAGCTCATTGATAACAGAATTAGCTCCAGATGTGGTTCATTTCCATGGGGCACTGGCTGCTTTATTAGCCTTGACTGTTCCCAAGGACCGAGGAAGTGTCTGGATTTACACTGCTCATAACTTCCCCGCTGGTGTAACCAGTTGTTTATGCCGAAGCAGCCAGCTAACTAAGAAGATGGATCGAGTGATAGCCGTATCAAAATCACTGGCGACGGCTCTAATTGCCCAGGGTATCCCGGAGGAAAAAATTACCGTGGTTTATAATGGTATTGACTTAGGACGATTTAAGCCTCAACCCTTTGATGTCTTTCTCAGAACGCCCCTCTTTCTTAGTATCGGGAGGTTGGTACCGGAAAAGGGGTTTACCTTTTTGCTGGAAGCCATGGCTCAGGTAAAAGCAATAGGGTGGCCGCATGTACGCTTGGTAATAGTGGGCGATGGCCCCAGTCGTTCCCAGTTAGAGAATTTGGCCCGCAGGTTAAATATCGCAGCCGCAGTTGAATTTGTCGGTCACAAGACGGAGCCCGGCAGATTGCTGGAAGAAGCGTTTGCCTTGGTTACTCCGTCGGTGCGTGAGGGCCTGGGACTGGTTAACATTGAAGCCATGGCTATGGGCCGACCTGTGATTAGCACTTGGGCCGGAGGCATTCCCGAAGTGGTGGTTCACGGAGGGACTGGATTACTGGTTCCGCCGAAAATGCCTGGTGCACTGGCCATGGCTATGATGTTTCTGCTGCAATATCCGGAAATAGCCAAACAGTTAGGGATGGCTGCAAGCGAACGAGCGCACAGCCATTTTTCTGCTGCAGCCACCACTTCCTCTACCCTGAGAGTCTACAGGGAGGCCTTAAAAGCATGACCAAACCCGGCGCTCGCGGGATCTTATACCTATGTGGGCTTGTGGTCGGGACGTTGATTGTTTCTACCGGTGCAACTTGGGCGCAGCAGAATACGAGCAGGGTATCCTTGGTTCTACTGTGTATTGACGGCCTTACTTTGTCAGATGTTACCAGCGGGCTTGTACCCCAGGTGGAGACAGTCTTTGTCCAGGGAGCTTGTGCCCTTTTAAATAACAATGTGGCCGGCGGAGCCAATCTGGCCAGCTCCTATCTAACCTTAGGCACAGGGGCCAGAGCCAAAGTTATTGACCGGCAACCGGGATACATGGCCGAGGATTACTTTCCTACCGAGGACGGTACCGCGCTCGAAGTGCTACAGCGCAGACTTGGAAACGGTCCCCCTGGAAAAGTGGTACAGCCAGGCATTGCTTCCATGGCTGCGGCCAACAACAATCTAGGCTATACAGTTGAACTGGGAGCCTTAGGTAGCGCTTTACTGGAGGCTGGTTATACTGCGGCAGTGATCGGCTGCGCTGACACTGATACGTGGGAACGGCCGCTGGTGAACATGTTTATGGACAGGAGCGGTTCAGTGCCTCATGGTTACCTCGGACCGGAACTCCTTGCCAGGGATCCAAGCGGACCATTTGGGCACTGGACATCAACTGAAAAAGTCCTGGCCGCAGTGCAGCGGTACAAAGAACGGGTGCATATTATTGCTGTTGAATGGGCGGACCTTTACCGAGTAGAGAAATACGCCCCCTATTGTGAACCGGCTGCTGCCGCGAGCATGCGAGCGGAAGCACTGAAGCGACTGGATCAATTTACAGCTTTGTTACTGGCTGAATTCAGCCCGTCAGAGAGCCTAATTATGATTATATCCCCTTCCTCAAAGGTGGAGGGTTCGGCCCGGGTCCAGGGTCTCACTCCGATAGCGGTGTGGGGTCCCGACATGGGGAGCGGGTACTTGGTTTCGCCCACCACTCGCCGCCCGGGCTTAGTGGCGAACATTGACGTGCCAGCCAGCATACTAGCCTACTTTCGTTTACCCGTATCCAACTCAATCATCGGCCGACCGATTAGTCTCGTTCCGGCCCAGAAGAAGCTGGAAGGTTTAACATCATTGGAGGTACGCGCAACTTACAGCTATGTTCAGCGACCGCTGATGCTCCGTTTGTTCATTGGCTATTTGATCGCTACGCTGGCCTTATCCATCCTGGCTACTTTACTGCACCGACGCCTGTTGAGCCATGCCGTTCAGGGTTTGCTGTTGGCCGGCATCACTCTGCCGTTAGCTTTCCTGGTGTTGCCGCTGTTACCACCTCTGTCTCCAATACTAACGGTGGCAGTGACAATGGCTATTGCTCTTTTCCCGACGGTGGCAGCTTATGGATCAATTTCTAACCGGGTTGTGTTTTGGTTGGTGGCGACGAGTACAATTATTATGTTGGTGGTAGATGTAATCGGTGAGCAAAGACTGGTGGGTTCGTCTTTGCTGGGCTATTGTTTTATTAGCGGTGCGCGTTACTATGGGCTGGGAAATGAATACATGGGAATCTTCATGGGTGCTTCGTTGGCTGCGGTGGGCCTGGTTCTGGAGCACTGGCGCCTGAAGATCCGGACCGCTCGCTCAGTTATGCTGGTGGTGGCAGTGGCCGGATCCTATTTTCTCGGTGCTAGCCGGTTGGGTGCCAATGCCGGCGGCACTCTAGCTTTTGCCGGCGGGGCGTGGGCGAGTTACTTGTGGCTCGATAGCTGTGAACTTCGCTGGCGCGAAGTGTTGCGCGGTTTGATTATGGGCTTCATTGTCCTGCTGATTCTTGTACTAGCGGACCGATACCTGGCAAAAGACAGTTCACACATAGGACAGGCGTTCGAGCTCACTAGACAACAAGGGCTGCCAGCTTTGGCCGGTATCTTTCGCCGAAAGGTCAGTATGAATTTGAAACTGGTCCGGTACTCGTTGTGGAGTCGCGTTTTGCTTATGCTTATTCTGACCTTGAGCACAGTTTTCTTTGGACCATACCGTCGTAGCCTGCGGCTACAGCGCAACAAACCGACCCTGACTGGGTGTTTGAGAGGTGCAGTGATCGCGGCCATACTGGCACTAATTGCCAACGATTCAGGAGTGGTGGCCGGAGCGACTGCATTACTTTTTCCTACCGTTTTGCTAATATTGATAGCACTGCCCTGTAGCGACAAAACTGGTGCCAAAATAAGCAAGGATTAGATATATTGCGCAATTGGCTGTAAGGATTCCCCTAAAGGCTATAATCGCTCTTGCTCATCTTGACATAACGCAATAGTCTGCTACAATCTTAGGTGATAATTATAGCTTTTTGAAGGGGAGGGCGAGAGATGAAAGCACTGGGGCGTCACATCCTGGCTGAGTTCTTTGGCTGCGACAGCGAGATTCTAAATGATGTGGGTACTGTGGAAAGCATACTGGTTGATGCAGCGTTAACTGCTGGCGCAGAAGTCCGTGAGGTGGCATTTCACCGATTTAGCCCCCAAGGGGTAAGCGGGATGGTCATTATCTCGGAGTCGCACTTGGCCATACACACCTGGCCGGAACTCGGCTATGCTGCTGTGGACGTCTTTACTTGTGGTGATGAGGTGGATCCTTGGGACGCCTATAACTATATAGTGTCTGCTTTCGGCGCGGACAAGGTGACGGCAACAGAAGTGAAGCGCGGCATTTTTCAGCTGCTGCCGGCGTGTACTTGAGTGCTTACTGACAACCCCTCGTGGCGAGGGGTTTTTTATTTTGCTGGCAACAAGGGAAGAGGTAGTTATTCCCAGGAAGATTTAATGTTAAGGAACATAACCTTGTATTAAGTTACATCCGATCGCTCTTGGGCGTAGACTGATGAAGAAGCTTCAGTATAATGCCAAAGGGGGCGGAAGGAAAAATGAAGCCCACCCCAGAACTCCTACTTCATGGGGATATTAACTTAAACATAGTAAGGGAGGCAAAGGACGACTGGCAGTTGGCTCAAGCGTATTTTACCTGGGTAGTTGAACCGGAATTGGTTGACTTCGCAATTTTTTGGGAGCGAGCCGCCCGTTTACGTTATGTCTATCTGCTCCGTTGTCTAAGAAAAGACGGCTACCGTATGAGCCGTACCGAAGTCATCGAATCGGTGTTACGGCAGGGATAATAGGCTTGTTGACAATTTGAGAAAGAGGTGATCGACAATGACAAGACTCAAAGTGGGAATTGTTTTCGGCGGGAAGTCAGGAGAGCATGAAGTTTCGCTTATGTCGGCGGCTTCGGTAATAAGATACTTGCCATCGAATAAATACGAGCCAGTTCTGATAGGGGTTACCAGAGACGGAAGATGGATTACTAACGGCAATCCTTGGGAAACACTAAGTGAGGGGCGGGATGATGATGCCGGCTGCATACCGGTTGAATTACTGGCATCTTTAGATGTGGTGTTTCCTGTAATGCATGGTACTTACGGTGAGGATGGAACCATTCAGGGATTGTTTGAAATGTGCGGGGTGCCGTACGTGGGAGCAGGGGTTTTGGGCTCAAGTGTAGGTATGGATAAGGCGATCATGAAAAGCGTATTTCGGGACCATAAATTACCCTTAGCCGGATATAAGGTAATACTACTCCCCGATTGGCTCCAAGGCCCTGATGAGATCTGCCGGGATATCATTGATTCTTTTGGTTTGCCTGTGTTCGTTAAGCCAGCCAACTTAGGCTCCAGTGTCGGTATCAGTAAAGCCAGAGATGAGAAAGAATTACGACAGTCAATCGAAGTGGCCAGTGGCTACGACCGCAAGCTTGTGGTAGAGGAGTTCATCCCGGCACGAGAAATCGAATGCTCTGTTCTGGGAAATGATGATCCGCAAGCATCAGTAGTGGGTGAGATTATTCCTCACAATGAGTACTACGACTATGAAGCCAAGTATACAGACGGCAAATCTGATTTGGTCATACCGGCACAACTGGAACCTGAGGTTGCTGATGAAGTGAGGGCCTTGGCAATAGCAGCTTTTAAAGCTGTAGATTGCTGTGGTATGGCCAGAATGGATTTCTTCTTGCATCGGATTACCGGGGAAATTATTGTTAACGAAATAAATACCATACCTGGTTTTACCAATTTTTCCATGTATCCACGCTTGTGGCAGGCCAGTGGACTTAGCTATCCTGATTTACTGGACAGACTTATTAAGCTAGCTTTGGAGCGTTATGCTGAGCGCAAACGGTTTTCGATCTCACGCAGATAGTCAACCGGCTGCTAATATCAGTGGCTAGAAGGAGAAATGATCGTTGTTACCGAATTAATATACAACCAAGGACGAGAAGCCAGCTCGAGCCTTTACTAGCAAAGGGGGAATGATACGATGAAAGACTATGCAGCGGATAAGTTGCGCAATGTAGCCCTGATTTCACATGGAGGCGCCGGCAAAACCTCCCTTACAGAAGCCCTTCTTTATACCAGCGGTGGAACCGACAGGTTGGGAAAAGTTGATGAGGGGAATACCGTTTCGGATTATGATCCCGATGAAATCAAACGCAAAATAACCATCAATGCTTCGGTTCTCCCGTGTGAATGGTCAGATTCTAAGATTAATCTGCTGGATACACCGGGCTATCCCGATTTTATCGGTGAGGTGCTAGGAGCTCTTTCCGTGGCTGACGCAGCGTTAGTGGTAGTATGCGCTGTTTCAGGCGTGGAAGTAAACACTGGCCGGATGTGGACTTTGGCTGAGAGAAGAGGCCTGCCGCGTCTTTTGTTTATTAACAAACTGGATCGCGAAAATGCCCATTTTGACCGGGTTTTAGAGCAAATCCAATCCGAGCTGTCGCCTCATGCCGTAGCAATGCAAGTTCCTATTGGCTCCGAAGCTGATTTTAAGGGTATTATTGATCTTATCACCATGAAAGCAGTTTTCTTTGAGAACGGAGGAGTTAAAGAAGGTTCCATTCCCGAAGAACTGCAGGAGCTGGCCGAAACTTATCATGAAAAAATGGTGGAGGCAGCTGCCGAAACGGACGATGATTTGACAATGAAGTACCTGGAAGGGGAGGAGCTTACCCAGGACGAGATCATACAAGGGTTACGGCACGGTACCCTTAGCGGCAAGGTGTTTCCGGTCTTGTGCGGGTCTGCCTATCTGAACAAAGGTGCAGGTTTACTGATGGATGCCATGATTCACTATCTTCCTTCACCACAGGACAGACCAGCGGTGAAAGCGACAGCACTGCCTACTAAGGAGGAAGTGTTACTGGAATGTAACGACGAACAGCCGCTAGTAGCTCAAGCCTTTAAGACAGTGGCCGATCCCTTTGTCGGCAAATTGACTTACTTCCGCGTCTACACGGGCCGCTTGTCTTCTGACGGGAGCATTTATAATGCCAACCGAGAAAAATCCGAACGAGTGGGCCAGGTATTTATTCCACGGGGTAAGGTGCAGATCCCGGTGGACGCGGTAGCAGCAGGTGACATAGGGGCCGTGGCTAAACTTCAGGAGACAAGTACCGGTGACACCTTGGGCCAGAAAGACACGCAGATAATGTTACCGGGGTTTGAGTTTTTGGCGCCATCCTACTCAGTCGCCCTGACGGCTAAATCTAAAGGCGATGAAGACAAGCTGAGTACGGGTCTGTCCAGGTTGATGGAGGAGGATCCGACCCTGACTTTGCGCAAAGATGCTGAAAGTCGCGAGTTGATCGTGTCGGGGATGGGCGATGTGCATATAGATGTGATGGTGGATAGACTGAAGCGCAAGTTCGGCGTGGAAGTCCTTACAGCAACACCCAGCGTGCCGTACCGGGAGACTTTGCGTAAACCGGTGCGAGTTGAAGGGAGGCACAAAAAGCAGACTGGGGGCCACGGACAATACGGACATGTGTGGTTGGAGATAGAACCCCTACCTGAGGGCAGTGGCTTTGTGTTTGAAGAGAAGATTTTCGGCGGTGCGGTGCCGAAACAGTACATCCCAGCGGTAGAGAAGGGTCTTCGGGAAGCCCTGCAGGAGGGAGTGTTGGCAGGCTTTCCGGTGGTAGATATAAAAACCATTCTAGTGGACGGTTCCTTCCATCCAGTAGACTCTTCCGAGATGGCTTTTAAGATTGCAGCCAGTCTGGCGTTCAAAAAGGGAGCGGAAGAGGCTGGCCCGGTTCTTCTGGAGCCCATTATGAATGTTGAAGTTACGGTACCTGATGCCTTTATGGGTGATGTTATTGGTGACTTGAATGCCAAACGGGGACGAATTCTTGGACTTGAGCCTACAGGAAGTTTTCAGGTAATCAAAGGCCAAGTTCCGCTGGCCGAGCTATTGAAGTACGCCATTGATTTACGCTCCCTGACTCAAGGGCGCGGAAGTTTCACGATGTCTTTTGACCATTATGAAGAAGTTCCTGCTCGCACAGCCGAGGCGATTGCCGCTCGGGTCAGAGAGGAAAGAGAGCAGGCTTAGTGCTGAAACCTAATTATTGCTGAGCTGTAAAAGTCACCTCCGGTCTCATCCCCTGCATAAACTACAGAGAGCTTGTTGCGCAGGGGGTGGTAGCGTGACGGATTATTGTCCTTTTCAGGTACTGTCGGAAGGAGAAGTCCATTGCGAGCTCAGCAAGGCTACGTTTTCCCCAACAGATAGCACAGCTAAATGGGCATGTGCCGGCTGTAAGATTCCGCGCGTCATGGCCAACCGCCCGTGCATTCATATTGAGCCGGTAAAGTACTTTACCTTGAGGGGTCAGAGTGTTACCTTTTTCAGGTGTTCTATTCTAGGCATGGTGATGGACGAGCCAGGAACTCTCTGCCCCCTATGTGTAGATTGTGAACCGCCCTAACAAAGAATGGAATCAGGAGGCCCGCTGATGTTCGTCCTCCTCAGTAACGATGACGGGATCCAGGCTCCGGGATTAGTGGCTCTGGCAAAAGAGTTTTCTTGTGCCCATCACGAAGTGGCAGTGGTGGCGCCGGACAGAGAGCGCAGCGCGTCCAGCCACTCGATAACAGTACACAAACCGCTCCGGGTACAGCAGGTGGATACGCACGCTGGTACAAAATGGGCCTATGCAGTGAACGGTACTCCCGGCGACTGTGTAAAACTGGCTCTAACTACGTTGCTGCCGAAACAACCGGATATGGTAGTTAGCGGTATTAACTGCGGGTCCAATTTAGGTACAGATGTTTTCTATTCGGGAACAGTGGCAGCCGCGCTGGAAGCGTTGTTGCACGGAATACCTGCAGTGGCGGTGTCTTTGGCAACATCGAACCCTGAGGCCGATTATGGTTTTGCCGCCCGGGTAGGATTATCAGTAGCCGAACGCTTAATCACAAAGCCGGCGTTGTCACGCGCTTTGATCAACATAAACGTGCCGGATCTATCCAGGTCCGCCATAAAAGGCGTAAGAATAACCCGATTAGGAATTCGCCGCTATCGCAATGTGTTCGAAACCCGCCGTGATCCTCGCGGGCAGACGTACTATTGGCTGGCCGGTGAGCCAGTGACCGGTGCCAGCAGTGTGGATACCGATATTGCCATGGTAGAACAAGGATACGTCTCGATAACTCCGGTTGCGGTGGACTTAACGGATTATGAGCGCCTCAACCAGATACGATCTTGGGAAAACGAAATTGACACATAATTACAGACTTGGTAGAATGTGGGTGGAGGGGATCGTGGTGATGAGCTATTCCACCCACAATGTTTGCTTTAATCCTCTTGATTGGCTTGAAATGCCGGCTTCACTGGGGCCGAAGCCTCCCTCTGAACTGCCTCACGACTCGGGGCAATTAATTAAACTTGGAGAGCAGTACTTGAACAGCCGCCTGATCTTGGAAGCTGAACTGTGTTTCGTCAGCGCCCTGGCTATTAATCCAGGTTTGAGCGAGGCTTATTATTGGCTTGGCTACTTGTACAGCCGGCAGGGCCGATATGAACAAGCAGCCTTGGAGCTGCGCAATTGTCTGGCAGCACAACCTCGTAACGGGTACGCCTACGCAGAATTAGGGCTGGTTTATTTTAAGCTCGCACATATTCGGGAAGCACGGGCCCTATGGCAACAAGGAATAATGCTCACATCCGGCAGCGTTCAGCCTTTGACCGAGTTATTGCAGCACATGTCTTTTTATGTAACGCTAGACGGTGAAAATAGAGTCATTCCCAATTTATGCTCCATGGCTACTCTTACCGCGACGAAGGATGTTGATCTGGCCTACAGCTACTTGGAGCGGGCCTACATATTGGAACCTTATAACCCAGCCATATTCGCATCGTTGGCGGCCCTATTCGGTGCTGACGGGAGGGAGGACGAGGCCGGTTTAGCCTGGGAAGAGGCTGTCCGTCTCTGCCCCGAAGATCCCGACCTGCAGGCTAAGGTGGCCGCATACTATCTTGGTAGGGGTAAGACAGAACAAGCAAAGAGCAGAGCCGAGAAAGCTGTAGAGTTGGCACCTAATAATGCCAGTTACCGACTCTTGTTGGCACAGGCGGAAGAACGCCTAAATAACGTAATAGCAGCCGAGACACACCTTAGAATGGCCCATAAACTGGAGCCCGAACAGACTGATATTAACTTTGAACTGGGTCGCTTATTGTGGTCCCATGTAAAAAGTCCGGCTGGTCTGTCCTTTCTGGTTAAGGCAGCTCGGGCTGGGCATGATGAGGCCCAGGCCTTTTTGACTATGATCAACATAGATAGAGGGAGAAAAAGGCTGTTTTCCAGAACTGATAGAGGAGGAACGGTATTTGAGCACACTGCTTATTGAGGGGGCTACTGTAATAACAGTAGACAGCGATAATCGCATCTTTGCTCCCGGCGATATTATTTGCGCCGACGGTCGTTTAGCCTATGTAGGTCCGCCGCAGCATCACCAGCCGGGTGAGTTTGATCAAGTGTTGTCGGGTCAAGGGATGGTAGTGCTGCCAGGTTTGGTCAACGCCCATACCCATGCGGCCATGACCCTTTTCCGCAGTTATGCTGATGATCTTGCTTTGCAGCCCTGGCTAAAAGAAAAAATATGGCCTCTGGAAGCTAAGCTTACACCAGAAGCCGTTTATTGGGGAGCGCTGTTGGCTTGCTTGGAAATGATGGAAGCCGGAGTTACCACTTTTGCTGACATGTATTTCTTCATGGAGGAGACGGCCACAGCGGTCCGGGAGAGCGGTCTGAGGGCTGATTTGTCGGTAGGCATGACCGGCTTGGATCCCAAAGCCGGAGAAAAATCCTTGGGACAAGCTGCTGAGTTTGTTCAGTCTTTTCATGGTACCGCTGAGGGTCGTGTTAGTTGCCGGTTGGGTCCTCATGCCCCCTATACATGCCCGCGGCCTTTCTTGTTACAGGTTGTCAAGACAGCGCAGGAACTAAGTTGTGGCCTTCATATTCACCTGGCGGAAACAAAGCTGGAAGTGGAGGAGCTGAGGAAAGAAACCGGCCTGACACCGATACAGTTTTACCATAGTGTCCTACAAGAGGTAGGTCCAATACCGACGATCGCTGCTCATTGTGTGCATGTGAACGAAGAAGACATCAAGCTGTTGGCCGCAAACGGGATTGGGGTGGCCCATAACCCCGGCAGCAATCTTAAATTAGCCAGTGGGATCGCTCCTCTAATCGCATTAATGGACAAAGGCGTAGCAGTGGGCCTGGGTACCGATGGCGCGGCTTCAAACAATAACTTGGATGTATTGGAAGAAGCTAGATTGGCGGCACTGGTACACAAATGTGCCAGCAGTGATCCCACAGCGATTCCAGCTCAGGCAGCCCTTCGCCTGGCGACTATGGGCGGAGCAGAAGCTTTGGGATTGCAGGAGCAGATTGGAAGCCTAGAGGTGGGAAAACAGGCCGATCTGATAGTGCTGAGGGAAGACAGTCCGCATCTCAGCCCTCGGCACGACATAGTTTCCCGGATCATCTATTCAGCCCGGGCGGCGGATGTTGAGCTTGTCATGGTTGGTGGAGAAATCGTGGTGAAGCAGGGTAGGGCACTGACGTTAAATCGAGACGTGATAATGAGTCAAGTACAGAGAATCGTGGAAGAGACGTGGTAATAAGTCACCCTATGTTGCGCTGGAGCAGTTTTGTCTAAGGCTGCATTGGTGGCAGAGGGGATTTCGCGCCCGACAGATACGTCGTCCGTGTTGAATCAGACGATGGTGGGTAGCGATCCACTGCTCGGCGGGTATTTTTGCTTCCAGTTCCTGTTCTACT containing:
- a CDS encoding ACT domain-containing protein, which translates into the protein MGKDVEGTLYLVREEALPEVLLKTIRAKELLKRGLCSTVNEAVGQVGLSRAAYYKYRNYIFPFYELSQGKIVTLYFVLEHKPGVLSQVLGRVAQSKGNILTINQGLPLQGLADVSISIETGDMLEDIERLLQSLTSIDGVRKTKIIGQE
- a CDS encoding glycosyltransferase family 4 protein codes for the protein MRILLVVRSCQGGMKNHVANLVAGLTEQGHQVFVAGGQTDVDWRGANLPLSANPIQFWSCTYILSSLITELAPDVVHFHGALAALLALTVPKDRGSVWIYTAHNFPAGVTSCLCRSSQLTKKMDRVIAVSKSLATALIAQGIPEEKITVVYNGIDLGRFKPQPFDVFLRTPLFLSIGRLVPEKGFTFLLEAMAQVKAIGWPHVRLVIVGDGPSRSQLENLARRLNIAAAVEFVGHKTEPGRLLEEAFALVTPSVREGLGLVNIEAMAMGRPVISTWAGGIPEVVVHGGTGLLVPPKMPGALAMAMMFLLQYPEIAKQLGMAASERAHSHFSAAATTSSTLRVYREALKA
- a CDS encoding S-adenosylmethionine decarboxylase proenzyme, whose product is MKALGRHILAEFFGCDSEILNDVGTVESILVDAALTAGAEVREVAFHRFSPQGVSGMVIISESHLAIHTWPELGYAAVDVFTCGDEVDPWDAYNYIVSAFGADKVTATEVKRGIFQLLPACT
- a CDS encoding DUF2508 family protein gives rise to the protein MKPTPELLLHGDINLNIVREAKDDWQLAQAYFTWVVEPELVDFAIFWERAARLRYVYLLRCLRKDGYRMSRTEVIESVLRQG
- a CDS encoding D-alanine--D-alanine ligase, giving the protein MTRLKVGIVFGGKSGEHEVSLMSAASVIRYLPSNKYEPVLIGVTRDGRWITNGNPWETLSEGRDDDAGCIPVELLASLDVVFPVMHGTYGEDGTIQGLFEMCGVPYVGAGVLGSSVGMDKAIMKSVFRDHKLPLAGYKVILLPDWLQGPDEICRDIIDSFGLPVFVKPANLGSSVGISKARDEKELRQSIEVASGYDRKLVVEEFIPAREIECSVLGNDDPQASVVGEIIPHNEYYDYEAKYTDGKSDLVIPAQLEPEVADEVRALAIAAFKAVDCCGMARMDFFLHRITGEIIVNEINTIPGFTNFSMYPRLWQASGLSYPDLLDRLIKLALERYAERKRFSISRR
- the fusA gene encoding elongation factor G, producing MKDYAADKLRNVALISHGGAGKTSLTEALLYTSGGTDRLGKVDEGNTVSDYDPDEIKRKITINASVLPCEWSDSKINLLDTPGYPDFIGEVLGALSVADAALVVVCAVSGVEVNTGRMWTLAERRGLPRLLFINKLDRENAHFDRVLEQIQSELSPHAVAMQVPIGSEADFKGIIDLITMKAVFFENGGVKEGSIPEELQELAETYHEKMVEAAAETDDDLTMKYLEGEELTQDEIIQGLRHGTLSGKVFPVLCGSAYLNKGAGLLMDAMIHYLPSPQDRPAVKATALPTKEEVLLECNDEQPLVAQAFKTVADPFVGKLTYFRVYTGRLSSDGSIYNANREKSERVGQVFIPRGKVQIPVDAVAAGDIGAVAKLQETSTGDTLGQKDTQIMLPGFEFLAPSYSVALTAKSKGDEDKLSTGLSRLMEEDPTLTLRKDAESRELIVSGMGDVHIDVMVDRLKRKFGVEVLTATPSVPYRETLRKPVRVEGRHKKQTGGHGQYGHVWLEIEPLPEGSGFVFEEKIFGGAVPKQYIPAVEKGLREALQEGVLAGFPVVDIKTILVDGSFHPVDSSEMAFKIAASLAFKKGAEEAGPVLLEPIMNVEVTVPDAFMGDVIGDLNAKRGRILGLEPTGSFQVIKGQVPLAELLKYAIDLRSLTQGRGSFTMSFDHYEEVPARTAEAIAARVREEREQA
- the surE gene encoding 5'/3'-nucleotidase SurE — protein: MFVLLSNDDGIQAPGLVALAKEFSCAHHEVAVVAPDRERSASSHSITVHKPLRVQQVDTHAGTKWAYAVNGTPGDCVKLALTTLLPKQPDMVVSGINCGSNLGTDVFYSGTVAAALEALLHGIPAVAVSLATSNPEADYGFAARVGLSVAERLITKPALSRALININVPDLSRSAIKGVRITRLGIRRYRNVFETRRDPRGQTYYWLAGEPVTGASSVDTDIAMVEQGYVSITPVAVDLTDYERLNQIRSWENEIDT
- a CDS encoding tetratricopeptide repeat protein, whose amino-acid sequence is MNSRLILEAELCFVSALAINPGLSEAYYWLGYLYSRQGRYEQAALELRNCLAAQPRNGYAYAELGLVYFKLAHIREARALWQQGIMLTSGSVQPLTELLQHMSFYVTLDGENRVIPNLCSMATLTATKDVDLAYSYLERAYILEPYNPAIFASLAALFGADGREDEAGLAWEEAVRLCPEDPDLQAKVAAYYLGRGKTEQAKSRAEKAVELAPNNASYRLLLAQAEERLNNVIAAETHLRMAHKLEPEQTDINFELGRLLWSHVKSPAGLSFLVKAARAGHDEAQAFLTMINIDRGRKRLFSRTDRGGTVFEHTAY
- a CDS encoding amidohydrolase, translated to MSTLLIEGATVITVDSDNRIFAPGDIICADGRLAYVGPPQHHQPGEFDQVLSGQGMVVLPGLVNAHTHAAMTLFRSYADDLALQPWLKEKIWPLEAKLTPEAVYWGALLACLEMMEAGVTTFADMYFFMEETATAVRESGLRADLSVGMTGLDPKAGEKSLGQAAEFVQSFHGTAEGRVSCRLGPHAPYTCPRPFLLQVVKTAQELSCGLHIHLAETKLEVEELRKETGLTPIQFYHSVLQEVGPIPTIAAHCVHVNEEDIKLLAANGIGVAHNPGSNLKLASGIAPLIALMDKGVAVGLGTDGAASNNNLDVLEEARLAALVHKCASSDPTAIPAQAALRLATMGGAEALGLQEQIGSLEVGKQADLIVLREDSPHLSPRHDIVSRIIYSARAADVELVMVGGEIVVKQGRALTLNRDVIMSQVQRIVEETW